GTTGCGGCAAGCAGGGCGCCAACAACCCCCAATGGAACCACCAACATGACCGAGAATGGAATTGACCAGCTCTCGTAAAGCGCTGCCAGACACAGGAATACCACTATCAGGGAAATGGCATACAGGGCAGGGGCCTGGTTTCCAGACAGACGTTCCTGATATGACATGCCCGTCCAGTCATAGCCGATACCGGTAGGCAGTTTGCTGGCCAGGTCTTCCATCATGTTCATTGCTTCACCGGTACTTTTACCAGGTGCAGCCTGACCAAGGATTTCCATGGAAGGCAAGCCGTTGTAACGTTCCAGACGCGGGGAGCCATATTCCCAGTGCGCAGAAGAGAACGCAGAGAATGGCACCATTTGCCCGGAAGAGCCGCGAACATACCAGTTATTGATATCCGCTGGCAGCATACGGAATGGCGCATCAGCCATCAGGTAAACTTTCTTCACGCGACCACGGTCGATGAAGTCGTTCACATAGCTACCACCCCATGCGGCACCCAGCGTGGTGTTGATATCGCTAATAGAAACACCCAGCGCCTGCGCTTTTTCCTGGTCGATATCAACTTTAAACTGCGGCGTATCTTCCAGACCGTTTGGACGCACGCCCACTAACAGCTCAGGGTGTTTAGCAATTTCACCAAACAGTTGGTTACGCGCCTGGGTCAGCTTCTCGTGCCCAAGGTTTGCCTGGTCAATCAACTGGAAGTCGAAGCCCGTTGCCGTACCTAGTTCAACAATCGCTGGCAGGTTAAATGCAAAGACCATTGCGTCTTTGATTTTCGAGAATTCGCCGCTGGCGCGTTGTGTAATCGCCCCGACTTTATTCTCTTCACCTGGACGTTCATCCCAGTTTTTCAAGGAGACGAAGGCTAAACCGGTGTTCTGCCCACGACCCGCAAAGCCGAAGCCGTTAACGGTAAATACCGAGTTAACGTTAGCTTTTTCTTTTTCCAGGTAATATTTGGTCACATCATCAAGAACGGCTTGTGTACGCTCTTGTGTGGCACCCGCAGGCAACTGCGCCATGGTCAGGAACACGCCCTGGTCTTCATCTGGCAAGAAGGAACTTGGCAGACGAATAAACAGGAAGGCCATGCCAACCACAATCAGAAGATACAACAGCAGGTAACGACCGGTGCTACGCAAAATGTTACCGACGCTGTCGGTATAGTGATGCGTGCTCTTGTCGAACATGTTGTTAAACCAGCCGAAGAAGCCTTTCTTCTCGTGGTGTTCGCCTTTCGCAATGGGTTTGAGCATGGTGGCGCAAAGCGCTGGCGTAAGGATCATCGCGACCAGTACCGAAAGCACCATTGCCGATACGATGGTAATGGAGAACTGACGATAAATAGCCCCTGTGGAACCGCCGAAGAATGCCATCGGGATAAATACCGCTGACAGAACCATTGCGATACCCACCAAAGCGCCCTGAATCTGCTCCATGGATTTACGTGTGGCTTCTTTCGGTGGCAATCCTTCTTCCACCATCACACGCTCAACGTTTTCGACCACCACGATGGCGTCATCTACCAGCAGGCCTATCGCAAGCACCATCCCGAACATCGTTAGGGTGTTTATCGAATAGCCAAATATGGCAAGGATGGCAAACGTCCCAAGCAGTACCACCGGCACGGCAATCGTTGGAATCAGTGTGGCGCGGAAGTTCTGCAAGAACAGATACATTACCAGGAACACCAGCACGATCGCTTCAACGAGGGTTTTTACTACCTCTTTAATGGAGATTTTAACGAATGGCGTGGTGTCATACGGATAAACCACTTTCAAACCTGCCGGGAAGAACGGCTGTAGTTTTTCCACGGTGGCACGTACCGCATTTGCGGTGTCCAGGGCGTTAGCACCGGTTGCCAGTTTGATACCCAAACCTGATGCAGGCTGGCCGTTATAACGTGCGATAACGTCGTAGTTCTCGCCGCCCAGTTCAACTTTTGCCACATCTTTGAGCAGAACGCGTGAGCCATCCAGATTCACTTTCAGCAAAATTTTGCTGAATTCATCGGCAGATTTTAGACGGGTCTGCGCAATGATAGAGGCGTTAAGTTGCTGGCCTTTCACTGGCGGAGTACCGCCTAACTGACCTGCCGCAACCTGGGCGTTCTGCGCTTTGATAGCGGTAATAACATCAACCGGCGTAAGCTGGAAGTTGTTAAGTTTGTTGGGATCCATCCAGATACGCATCGCGTACTGCGCACCGAATAGCTGCACGTCACCCACGCCGGTTGTACGGCTGATTGGGTCTTTAATGGTTGCGCCAACGTAATCTGAAATATCTTCCTGCGTCATGGAACCATCGGTATTGATCATACCGAGAACCATCAGGAAGCTACTGGAAGATTTCTCAACGCTAACACCTTGCTGTTGTACTTCTTGCGGTAATAGCGGCATGGCCAGTTGCAGTTTGTTCTGCACCTGAACCTGCGCGATATCGGCATCAGTACCGGAGTTAAAGGTGATGGTAATTTGAACAGTACCAGAAGAATCACTGGTAGAAGACATGTACAGCAGGTTGTCGATGCCGTTCATGTTCTGTTCGATTACCTGCGTAACGGTATCCTGTACCGTTTTCGCATCCGCACCCGGATAGGTCGCTGTGATCGAGATTGCCGGTGGCGCAATAGTTGGATACTGCGCGATCGGTAATTTCATGATCGCAAGCCCGCCCGCCAACATAATAATGATGGCGATTACCCAGGCAAAAATCGGGCGATCGATAAAAAACTTAGCCATGTCTTAACGGCTCCTGTTTAAGTTAAGACTTCGTTTGTTCAGACTGTGCGCCAGCGGCTGCTTGATCTTGGCCTTTATTTTCTGCCGCCACTTCCTGCACTTTCACCTGAACACCGGGTTTCACTTTTTGCAAACCGGTTACAATAACGCGATCGCCATCCTTCAACCCGCTGGTTACCAGCCATTTATCGCCGATAGCTTGTGAAGCGGTTAGCTCGCGAACTTCCACTTTGTCATCTTTGCCTACAACCATCGCTGAAGCATCACCGCGCGGTGTACGAGTCACACCTTGCTGCGGTACTAACAGTGCGTTTGGATTCGTTCCTTCTTCCAACTGTGCACGAACAAACATGCCCGGCAGCAGGGTTTTATCTGGATTTGGGAAGATAGCGCGCAGAGTGATAGACCCGGTGGTCTGGTCAACTGTCACATCAGAGAACTCTAAAGAGCCTTCCTGCGGGAAAGTGATACCGTCATTGGTGACTAATTTGACTTTAGCTTTACCGTTTTCTTGCTTCAGTTTGCCTTCCGCAAGTTCTTGCTTGAGACGCAAGAAATCATTGCTGGACTGGGTCACATCAACATAAATCGGGTCGAGCTGTTGCACGGTTGCCAATGCAGCAGACTGCCCGCTGGTGACCAGCGCGCCTTCTGTTACAGAAGACTTACCGATGCGTCCGCTAATCGGGGAGGTAACTTTGGTATAAGCCAGGTTAATGCGGGCAGACTCAACCGCCGCTTTAGCCGCAACGACAGAAGCATTTGCCTGTTGAGAATCGGCAAGTGCTGTGTCGTAGTCTTGTTGACTGATGTACTTAGTACCCAAAAGTTTCTGATAACGTTTAAGCGTTAGCTGAGCAATATTTGCACTAGCCTGTGCTTTCGCGAGGTCGCCTTTAGCGCTGTCATAAGCGGCCTGGTAAGTAGCAGGATCGATTTGATACAGCGAAACGCCCGCTTTAATTTCACTTCCTTCTTCAAAGTTGCGTTTCAGAATAATACCGCTGACCTGGGGGCGAACTTCTGCAATACGATAAGCACTGGTACGGCCTGGAAGCTCTGTGGTTATCTGCAAAGGAGCACTTTTCAAAGTTACCACACCCACTTCCGGGGTATGCGGCGCACTCTGTTGTGTCTCTTTGTCATTACATCCTGTAAGCACTAAGCTGCCTGAGAGCATCAGAACGGCCGCCAGAGGCGTAAACCCTCTGTTTTTGTTCATATGTAAACCTCGAGTGTCCGATTTCAAAGTTGTTCAATGGATCACGTGTCCACAAACCCATTGCTGCGTTTATATTATCGTCGTGCTATGGTACATACATTCACAAATGTATGTAAATCTAACTACCTTACTTTCACCCACTTATGGCACGAAAAACCAAACAACAAGCACTGGAGACTCGCCAACATCTTCTTGACGTTGCAATCCGCTTGTTTTCTCAACACGGTGTCTCAGCAACTTCGCTTGCGGATATCGCAAAAGCGGCCGGCGTCACCCGTGGTGCAATCTACTGGCATTTCAAAAATAAGTCGGATTTGTTTAATGAAATCTGGGAGCTAACCGAATCCAGCATCGGTGACTTAGAAATTGAGTATCGGGCAAAATTTCCTCACGATCCACTTTCTGTTGTCAGAGAGTTACTAATTTACATACTGCAAGCAACTGTCACGGATGAACGCCGTCGGTTAATGACGGAAATCATCTTCCATAAATGTGAATTTGTTGGAGAACTTGCTGTTTTACAACAGGCTCGCCGCGAACTTTACATGGAAGGTAATGAGAGAATTGAAAGCAGTTTGCAGCGCTGTATTGATGCAGAAATGTTACCAAAGAACTTACGACTTTCCCATGCCGTTATACTTCTTCGTAGTTATATTACCGGGCTTATTGAAAACTGGCTGGTGGCGCCTGAAAGTTTTGACCTTCACGGTCAGGCGGAAGACTATGTGGCTATCTTGTTAGAAATGTTTCAGAACTGCCCAACTCTGCGTACAAACCCTCATTAGGAATATGCTTATTCAGCGAATTCCGGACATAGTTGACCAAGGATTTTCCGAAAAGACGTGCTAATCTTGCGGCACGTATTTCGTCTTTAACTCGCCACTCTTTCGGCCTGTTCTCAAACATTGTCAAACTATGCCGCAACTCTTGTGTTCACTGTATTCACGTCGCCTGTCTGCACGTTTTTTACTTATTACCTTTATTAGCCTGTTTTGCTTATTGGCCCAGCCGGTTTGGGCGCAAAAAAATGGGAGTGACCTTCCTGGTCGCGAGGAAATTCAAAACCAACTTTCTGCTCTCAATAAGCAAAAGACACTCTCATCGAACGATAAACTGACCCAGCAAGATCTTACTGAAACGCTAGAGGTTCTGGACAAAATCGATCGGGTCAAAGATGAGGCAGACAAGCTCCATCAGCAGATCGCAGAAGCTCCAAAAGCGCTTCGCAAAGCCTCAGATGCATTAAAC
This genomic window from Buttiauxella gaviniae contains:
- the acrA gene encoding multidrug efflux RND transporter periplasmic adaptor subunit AcrA, translated to MNKNRGFTPLAAVLMLSGSLVLTGCNDKETQQSAPHTPEVGVVTLKSAPLQITTELPGRTSAYRIAEVRPQVSGIILKRNFEEGSEIKAGVSLYQIDPATYQAAYDSAKGDLAKAQASANIAQLTLKRYQKLLGTKYISQQDYDTALADSQQANASVVAAKAAVESARINLAYTKVTSPISGRIGKSSVTEGALVTSGQSAALATVQQLDPIYVDVTQSSNDFLRLKQELAEGKLKQENGKAKVKLVTNDGITFPQEGSLEFSDVTVDQTTGSITLRAIFPNPDKTLLPGMFVRAQLEEGTNPNALLVPQQGVTRTPRGDASAMVVGKDDKVEVRELTASQAIGDKWLVTSGLKDGDRVIVTGLQKVKPGVQVKVQEVAAENKGQDQAAAGAQSEQTKS
- the acrB gene encoding multidrug efflux RND transporter permease subunit AcrB, which translates into the protein MAKFFIDRPIFAWVIAIIIMLAGGLAIMKLPIAQYPTIAPPAISITATYPGADAKTVQDTVTQVIEQNMNGIDNLLYMSSTSDSSGTVQITITFNSGTDADIAQVQVQNKLQLAMPLLPQEVQQQGVSVEKSSSSFLMVLGMINTDGSMTQEDISDYVGATIKDPISRTTGVGDVQLFGAQYAMRIWMDPNKLNNFQLTPVDVITAIKAQNAQVAAGQLGGTPPVKGQQLNASIIAQTRLKSADEFSKILLKVNLDGSRVLLKDVAKVELGGENYDVIARYNGQPASGLGIKLATGANALDTANAVRATVEKLQPFFPAGLKVVYPYDTTPFVKISIKEVVKTLVEAIVLVFLVMYLFLQNFRATLIPTIAVPVVLLGTFAILAIFGYSINTLTMFGMVLAIGLLVDDAIVVVENVERVMVEEGLPPKEATRKSMEQIQGALVGIAMVLSAVFIPMAFFGGSTGAIYRQFSITIVSAMVLSVLVAMILTPALCATMLKPIAKGEHHEKKGFFGWFNNMFDKSTHHYTDSVGNILRSTGRYLLLYLLIVVGMAFLFIRLPSSFLPDEDQGVFLTMAQLPAGATQERTQAVLDDVTKYYLEKEKANVNSVFTVNGFGFAGRGQNTGLAFVSLKNWDERPGEENKVGAITQRASGEFSKIKDAMVFAFNLPAIVELGTATGFDFQLIDQANLGHEKLTQARNQLFGEIAKHPELLVGVRPNGLEDTPQFKVDIDQEKAQALGVSISDINTTLGAAWGGSYVNDFIDRGRVKKVYLMADAPFRMLPADINNWYVRGSSGQMVPFSAFSSAHWEYGSPRLERYNGLPSMEILGQAAPGKSTGEAMNMMEDLASKLPTGIGYDWTGMSYQERLSGNQAPALYAISLIVVFLCLAALYESWSIPFSVMLVVPLGVVGALLAATFRGLTNDVYFQVGLLTTIGLSAKNAILIVEFAKDLMEKEGKGLIEATLEAVRMRLRPILMTSLAFILGVMPLVISTGAGSGAQNAVGTGVMGGMVTATILAIFFVPVFFVVVRRRFSRKNEDIEHTHAVEHHK
- the acrR gene encoding multidrug efflux transporter transcriptional repressor AcrR, with translation MARKTKQQALETRQHLLDVAIRLFSQHGVSATSLADIAKAAGVTRGAIYWHFKNKSDLFNEIWELTESSIGDLEIEYRAKFPHDPLSVVRELLIYILQATVTDERRRLMTEIIFHKCEFVGELAVLQQARRELYMEGNERIESSLQRCIDAEMLPKNLRLSHAVILLRSYITGLIENWLVAPESFDLHGQAEDYVAILLEMFQNCPTLRTNPH